One segment of Cutaneotrichosporon cavernicola HIS019 DNA, chromosome: 4 DNA contains the following:
- a CDS encoding uncharacterized protein (Fungal specific transcription factor domain), with amino-acid sequence MATILLHLPPIDQARVLLDAYYDNYTWNHDVAPRAGVQPIFDRAYGLGQNPSRVHPQQLALLFIILAMGALHNPALPPHDPGAEHHLAAARWCLVKGDFIGHNTIAGLQALVIMAHYALETEKGRNGDSAWPLWGLAMRLVTAMGLHIDGRRWNLPPEVAEERRHVFWECHTIDVFQANCFSRPSSLRPEHIDTAFPGGGERDFRTLKFELCRISGAVLDQAMDVRPTAYSAIDALYERLCAFERHIPFAIRCRTALLALPSVYADAESAIRDSPAVSGQLALTFQQFTLALNVSEAILFLQRPYFVRALQESPQDPTRSTYAKSYLAVVERCNVLIEVVGGLYELYPTVTARHWFFWYHLFTAAVCLGTMIILNPTNPLAGLVLGQIDHSIKLYSSVLRDHATPSLVQNHQWLLRLRARALSKVEHAPPPPGDEADVDVELLGWRTRLVERAREGKRATTIRREDDSPMSHGPSPASIQPQPLVPLAPTIDQVLQQHFVDSTPQRTQDPATDFLLHQFWDPTTLLESREGAGGASNWWNTWDLGLPDLQNPM; translated from the exons ATGGCCACaatcctcctccacctcccgcCCATTGATCAAGcccgcgtcctcctcgacgcaTATTATGACAACTATACGTGGAACCACGACGTCGCACCTCGGGCAGGCGTTCAACCCATCTTTGACCGCGCATATGGACTGGGCCAAAATCCAAGCCGCGTACATCCCCAACAACTTGCTTTGCTGTTTATCATCCTCGCCATGGGAGCTCTCCACAACCCGGCCCTTCCACCCCACGATCCTGGCGCTGAACACCACCTCGCAGCCGCGAGGTGGTGTCTCGTCAAAGGAGACTTTATTGGACATAACACCATCGCCGGATTACAAGCCCTAGTGATCATGGCGCACTATGCGCTCGAGACGGAGAAAGGACGGAACGGGGATAGCGCGTGGCCTCTCTGGGGCCTGGCAATGCGTCTCGTCACCGCTATGGGACTACATATCGACGGGCGACGGTGGAACTTGCCTCCCGAAGTGGCTGAGGAGCGGAGGCACGTCTTTTGGGAATGTCATACCATTGACGTATTCCAAGCAAACTGTTTCTctcgcccctcctccctccgtCCAGAACATATCGATACAGCCTTCCCAGGCGGTGGGGAACGTGACTTCCGGACCCTCAAATTCGAGTTGTGTCGTATCTCAGGAGCAGTCCTCGACCAGGCAATGGACGTGAGGCCGACAGCCTACTCGGCCATTGATGCGCTCTATGAGAGACTTTGCGCGTTCGAACGGCATATTCCATTCGCGATCCGGTGTCGAACCGCACTCCTAGCCTTGCCATCAGTGTATGCTGATGCCGAGAGCGCTATCCGCGATTCACCGGCTGTGAGCGGCCAACTGGCCCTTACGTTTCAGCAGTTTACGCTCGCCCTCAATGTCAGCGAGGCCATCCTGTTCCTCCAACGACCGTACTTTGTACGTGCGCTCCAAGAATCGCCGCAGGACCCAACAAGATCAACATACGCAAAGAGTTacctcgccgtcgtggAGCGGTGTAACGTCCTCATCGAAGTCGTCGGGGGACTGTACGAGCTGTATCCGACCGTGACCGCGCGGCACTGGTTCTTCTGG TATCACCTGTtcaccgccgccgtgtGTCTCGGTACGATGATCATATTGAACCCGACCAACCCGCTGGCTGGTCTGGTGCTAGGCCAGATCGACCACAGTATCAAGCTCTACTCGTCGGTTTTGCGCGACCACGCAACCCCCTCACTTGTACAGAACCACCAGTGGCTCCTTCGTCTACGCGCCCGAGCTCTCTCCAAAGTCGAacacgcgccgcctccaccgggcgacgaggctgacgtcgacgtcgagttACTCGGCTGGCGAACCAGACTGGTGGAGCGCGCACGCGAAGGTAAgcgggcgacgacgatccGCCGCGAGGATGACAGTCCCATGTCCCATGGCCCATCGCCTGCTTCCATACAGCCTCAACCGCtcgtcccactcgcccCAACAATCGACCAAGTTTTGCAACAGCATTTCGTCGATTCCACACCCCAGAGAACCCAGGATCCTGCAACCGACTTTCTCCTCCACCAATTCTGGGATCCCACGACCCTGCTCGAGAgccgcgagggcgcgggcggcgcaaGTAATTGGTGGAACACTTGGGATCTTGGGCTCCCCGATCTACAGAATCCAATGTAG
- the EFB1 gene encoding uncharacterized protein (EF-1 guanine nucleotide exchange domain) yields MVAAAELEKHLSTRAYIDGDAASTADVAVFETLRLSDVKEPHTARWYKHIASYAGETSSLPTGKAPFAGVVAAAGAAAAEEEDDDEDIDLFGSDDEVDEEAERVKAERIAAYNKVKEAKKQEKLASGKQLEVAKSVVTLQVKPWDDETDMKELEDGVRAIEVDGLLWGASKLVPVGYGIKMLQITLVIEDAKVSLQDLQDKITDDLEDFVQSTDVAAMQKL; encoded by the exons atggtcgccgccgccgagctcgagaagcacCTCTCCACCCGCGCCTACATTGACGG CGAcgccgcgtcgacggctGACGTCGCCGTCTTCGAGACCCTCAGGCTCA gcgacgtcaaggagcCCCACACCGCCCGCTGGTACAAGCACATTGCTTCGTACGCTGGCGAGACCTCGTCGCTCCCCACTGGCAAGGCCCCCTTCGCCGGTGTTGTGGCGGCCGCtggtgccgccgccgccgaggaggaggacgacgacgaggacattgaCCTCTTCggctcggacgacgaggttgacgaggaggctgagcgtGTCAAGGCTGAGCGCATTGCCGCATACaacaaggtcaaggaggccaagaagcaggAGAAGCTCGCCTCTggcaagcagctcgaggtcgccaagtCGGTTGTCACTCTCCAGGTTAAGCCttgggacgacgagaccgacatgaaggagctcgaggacggtgTCCGTGCCATCGAGGTTGACGGCCTCCTGTGGGGTGCCTCCAAGCTCGTCCCAGTCGGCTACGGCATCAAGATGCTCCAGATCACTCTTGTCATTGAGGACGCCAAGGTCTCGCTCCAGGACCTCCAGGACAAGATCaccgacgacctcgagg ACTTTGTCCAGTCCACCGACGTCGCTGCCATGCAGAAGCTTTAA